The genomic DNA TTCGAGGAAAATGAAAACGATGTGCACGGCTTTGCCGGCTGCAATAAGTTCACGGGCAAGTATAAGGCTGACGAAGACACGCACAAACTACAGCTAAGCGCCCTGAGTAGCACCAAAATGATGTGCCCCGATATGGACCTGGAAAACAAACTGCTGCAGGAGCTGCAGCGGGTGGATACCTACAGCCTGGCCGGCGATATCCTGACGCTGTATGCCGGCGGCAAAGCCGTTGCCATGTTCCGGACCGGCAATGAGCACGAGGTGACAGACGTAGTGGAGGGCGGGCTGCACTAAAGACAGCTCCCTGAACGTGTTTTTATTTTACTGGGATGTTTTGAGCAGCAGCTCGTTAAACTTCTCGAGCAGGGCAATATACTTGCGTTGCAGGCTCACCAGCTCCGCTTCGCATTCTTTCAAGCTGTTGGGCTTGTGCAGCTCCTGCGGCTCACCATCGAAGGGCAGCAGCAGGTTGTTGTTCTGCGATGCCTGCGGCGCTGTTCCCTCTTTTTTTACATTCTTACTCAGATGCGGGAATTCCTGTGAAAAATCGTGGTGAATCACTTCACCCAGCTTCAGTATAAAGCTGTAGGGAATGCTGGTTTCCTTAAATTTATTGTATAGCGTTTTCCGGCTCACGCCAAGCTTATCAGCTACTACGCCAATGGCCACGCCGCTGCCTTTAATGGCATCGCGTATGATCTCTCCTCTGTGTACTGGTGCTTTCATAATATCTTCCGCACGTGATCAAATCTGTGTAAAACGGGTTTGTTCTACAAAAATAGGTAAATAGTATGCATCATGTGTGTATGGCCCCAAAATTATACGGCAAAATATACCAGCTGCTAAAAAGCCCTGGCTATAACCTGCTGAAAGCCTTTTGTGAAGAGCAGCCGGTTTTAATTGGTGCCCGGTAGTATAAAATTGCTTTTAGTGGCTGCCCTGGCCAAAGAAATCTCCGGTGTTCCAGGCAGGCCGCTGCGCCGACTGCGCGACCAGGTAGCCGATGAGGAAGTTGAGCTGCGCATACTTTTTGCCCGCTTCAAAATCAAAGATGCCGTTGATATCGTCCTGCGGTTTATGGTAATATTTGGCGCGCCACTCCTTTACCTGCACATCCAGGTTGTTTTTGCCATCGGCCGTCTTGTTGCCATACTTGATGTGCAGCGCCGGGATGCCCTGCGTCACAAAACTGTACTGGTCGCTGCGCACAAAGCGGTTCTGGTCCGGCTCCGGGTCGGCTTCCACTGTCAGGCCCATGTAGGCGCTTGCCTGCTGCACCTGCTGCGCCAGCGACGAGTGTTCAGCGCCCAGGGCTACCACCGATAGCAGCGGCGCAATAATAGTCGGCATATCCGTGTTGATATCGGCCACGATACTGGCTGCAGGAACGGTTGGGTGGCGCGCAAAATAGGCCGAGCCCAGCAGACCCATTTCCTCGCCGGTTACCATCACCAGTAAAACCGAGCGTCGGGGTTTTTCTTTCAGGCGGTTATACACGTTGGCGATCTCGAGCAAACTGGCTACGCCGGAGGCATTGTCGTGGGCACCATTGTAGATCGAGTCGCCGTCCACAGGAGTGCCGATGCCAACATGATCCAGGTGGGCGCTGTGCACGACATATTCGTTTTTAAGCTGCGGGTCCGAGCCTTCGATCAGACCCACTACATTGTAGCTGTCTATGTCGTGGTAGGCCGAGGTATAGTTGGCGCTTACCGTGATCTGGAGCGGGGCAGAGGCTGGCGTTCCGTTTTTAAGCGAGGCAATTGTTTTCTCATAATCCAGGCTGGCATTGCTGAAGAGGCGGAGCAAGGCCTCGTTGGTGACCTGGGCAAGCAGTTTGATCTGGTCGGAAACATAGTTGCGCGATACGGCTACCTTTCCTTCCGGCGTCAGCACGCTATAGCTGCCGTGCGCCTGGTTAGGCAGAGTCGCCTGCGCATTAGTAGTGCCTACCACCACGCCCACAGCCCCATGTGCAGCGGCATTTTCTAGGATCGTGTGCATGTCCATACTATAGGCGGCCACGGTCTTTTCAAATTTTTCGGGCGCTCCGCGCAACACCACCACGATCTTTCCGGCCACGTCCCGTCCGGCATAATCGTCGTAACCCAGTTGGGGAGCGCTGATGCCATACCCGGCAAAAACCAGCGGCGCCTGCACCTGCACCAGCGGCAGCTGCGGGTTTGGAAAGATGATGTAGTCGTGGCCATAGGTAAGCATGGCGGCTGGGCCGGCGCTGCCCTGCAGTTGGAGGATTGCATTCGTACCGGTAGTGGCGTTCCGTAGCTTTACTGCCTGCAGGTAGCTGTTGTTTTCGCCGGAAGGCTTTACACCTGCTTTCTTATACTGGTTTATTATGTAGGCCACCGCGGTATCATAGCCAGGCGTGCCAGGTTTGCGGCCCAGCAGCCGGTCGTCGGCCAGATAAGCGATATGGTTTTTGAGCGTTTCCGGGGATACTTTCTTCAGCGCTTTGGCAACATTCCTCTCCACTTTAATGGCTTGTGGCAGGGCATGCTGGGCAGCCAGTATAAAACACAAGACAAGCAGGTATTTTGTTGATTTCATGTAAGTGCGTATCGAATGTGAAGTATAAAGATACAGCAAAACGGGTTTTACAAGCTATCAGGCGGAAAGATTTACGCGCGGGGCAGCAGGATAAAAATAAGATGAAACCCTGCGTCGGAAAGTTACATATAACGGATGTACAAACATACAATCCCTTTGCCTGCAACAGGTTATGCCGTGTGGGTACTGGCTCAAAAGCAAAACAAACTTACATCATACTTCTAAAAAGAAAGGAACATGGCAACAACTAAATGGATTATAGACCCAACGCACAGTGAGATCCAGTTTAAGGTAAAACACCTCATGATCACAACCGTTACCGGCTATTTCAGCAAGTTTAATCTGGAAGTGGAAACTGAAGACGAGGATTTTACCAAAGCCACGCACATTGTGTTTACCGCCGACGTGAATTCCATCAGCACCAACAACGAGCAACGCGACACCCACCTGCGCTCTGCCGATTTCTTTGATGCCGAAACGCACGGGGAGCTCCGGTTCGTAGGCCAGAACTTTGATAAGCGAAACGATAACGAAGCGAAGCTGAACGGCGAGCTGACCATCCGGGGCGTTACAAAACCGGTGACCGTAAACGTAGAGTATGGCGGCATTGTGGTAGACCCCTACGGCCAGACAAAAGCAGGCTTTACCGTGGATGGCAAGATCAGCAGGAAAGAGTTTGGCCTGGTTTGGGATGCCGTTACCGAGGCTGGCAGTGTGGTGGTGAGCGACGAGATCCGGCTCCATTGCGAGATACAGCTTGTAAAACAGGCTTAACAGAAGGCATAACTTTTAGCACCAGAAACAGGAAGGCCCGCCGGAAATTATTTCGGCGGGCCTTCCTGTTTAAGTATAGGTAACCTGATCAGATTTTAAATGAAAGGGAAGCAAGTATAAAACGAGCTGAAGTGTGGCTTTGCTACTGGTTCTGGCTGCGGAACTGTTCGGGCGTTTGGCCGGTGTGCTTTTTAAAGAACCGGGCAAAGTATGAATTATCAAAAAAGCCCAGTTCGGCCGCCAGCTGTGTCACCGTCAGATCGGAGTGCACCAGGAGCCTTTTTGCTTCCAGCACCAGCCGCTCCTGTATCAGGTCGGTCAGGCTTTTCCCCAACACCCGCTTGCAGGTGTTTGCCAGCTGCCGGGCAGTTAGGTGCAGTTTTTCGGCATAAAAAGTAACAGGCTGATGTGTTTTATAATGGCTGTCGATCAGGTAGTGCAGGTCCTGCAGCTGCCCGTATACCATGGGCGCTACCTGCTCGGAAGAGGCACCTTCATAGTAGATGCGCGTGAGCAGGAGCAACAGAATATCCAGGTAATCACGGATGATATCGTCCTTTTTAAGTTGCTGCTGAGTATACTCGTCTTCTATGCACCGCACGATCGCGAGCAGGCGCGCCTCCTCCGGAGCCGAAAGCGTTACCAGCGGCTTATGGAGTAGCGCATTGAAAAACGGAAAACCGTAGAGCTTTTTTTCGGAGTGGGCGAGGAGGTAAAATTCCGGAGTAAAGAACAGGATGTAGCCATCCGCATCACCGGAAAGCTGCCAGCTGTGCACCTGCCCCGGACTTAGCAGGTATACTTTGCGCGGCGCAACCGGGTAAGTCCGGAAATCGATGGTATGGGTGCCCGAGCCGCTGGTAAGCAGTAAGATGATAAAGAAATTGTGCTTGTGCGGCTTCTGAATGAACTGGTGTGCCTGCAGGTGGTTAGCAAACCGGTTCAGGTAGAAATAATTTTCGCTGCCTGGCAAGGCGTCAAAATCCTGTATCCGGAAAATGGGCAAGTGGTTCTCAGGCATTGCGGACGTGCTGTTGGGCAACGAAGATAGCACACCACAACGCAACTGCAAACGTATTTCAGGCCTGCTTGCATCCGAAAGCATCAGAAATCTTCGGGTGCCGGATCGTTAACGTACCGGCGTACCCGAACGGACGTACCGGATCAGCTTTTGGGCACGCCTTTGTAGCTGACAAAAAAGTTGATCCAGATAGCCCGGGATAAGCGGAAGAGCAGGGGCGTGAGCAGGAGCAGCACCACGATGAGCGAAATAATAAAGGCTGTCATTGTCACTTCGTCCATCAGCATGTCCAGCAGGAGCCACAGCCCGATCACCACGGCGGTAGTTAGCCCGTAGCTTACAAACATGGCCCCGTAATAGTAACCCGGCTCGGGTTCATAATGCAGGCCGCAGCAGGGACAGGTTTCATACATGTCGGCAAACTTCTGTACCTTAAACAACGTGCCTTTCGGGAACAGATCTCCCTCGTGGCACCTGGGGCATTTCATATTAACGATGCTGTAGAGCTTGGTTTCTTTCCAGGACATGGTGTATCAGCTTAAATGATTTACTAAGGCAAAGATACGCTATAATTATACGCTGCTTACCGGATTAAATGAACGAAGTATAGGACAAATAAGCAATCCCGGCGGCTGCTATCAAAAGGATAGCCCGGAAACGAAAAGACGTCCGGCAAAACCGCTGTTTTATTGCTGCTGTCCTGTCAGCTCACCTGCACCGACTCATCCCCCAGCACATCCTGGATATAGAGCATTTTTATTATCACCATCAGCATCGCAATAAGGGGCGTGGCCAGGATGAGACCCAGCGGGCCGGAGAAAACGCCTAACAACAATTGCCCGGTGATAATGAGAGCGGGCGGAATTTCCACCATCTTTTTCTGCACAAGGGGTGTGAGTAGGTTGCTTTCCACGGCCTGTATGCCTATGTAGAGCAGCACCACGTAAAGGGCCTGGTCGGGCCCTTGCAGCAGCGCGATCAGGACAGCGGGTATGAGGCCCAGGATAGGCCCGAAGTTAGGAATGAAAGAGAGCAGTCCCGCAATCACACCCAGGGCAATGGCCATTGGGATGCCCAGCAACCATAGGCCGACCGTGGTTAGGATACCTACTACTGCCATCGAGAAAAGCTTTCCCAGTATCCATTTGTAAAGGGTAGCGCCAATTTTATCGAGCACTTCTGTGATCCGCTTGCGCCTGTTTTTCGGGAAAAGCAGGATGATGCCCTGCCGGTAAGTATTCGGATCGATGGTTACAAAAATGGCGATGAACAGGATAATATAGATGTTTGCCAGTACGCTGAAAGTGGAGGAGAGCACGCCGATGCTTTTCTGCAGCCAGTTATTTTTACCCTGCAGCAGGCTGGAGGCGGTGGGTAGTTCATCCAGCAGCCGTTGCGCCCATTTATACTGGCTCAGCTGCTGTTTCAGGTCGGCAACGGCTTTGGGCAGCTGCTCGCTCAGGTTATTTACCTGTTCGCTTACCTGCGGGGCCAGCAACCACCAGGCCACCCCGATCAGGGCCAGAAAGGCCACCACCACCAGGCCCAGCGACCAGCCCTCGGGCAGGCTGGTGCGCTTATGCAGCGCGTGGGCGGTGCCCCGAAAAAAGATGGCGATCAGCAAACTGGCAAATACCAGCAGCAGCACGCTGTTAAAAGTATAAAGTATAAAAACAACAAGCAGCAGCATAAGGAGCGTAATGCCAACCGCTTTGATTACTTTGCGGTAGTAAGGTTCCGGTGTGTCTGTTTTGGTTGTAGTGTCGGGTTGTATCGGGTAGGCCATAATGGAGTATTACAGGTTAATAATAACTTTAGCGCGGGTGATTTGCAGGATGATCGGGCAGGAGCAGTATGATTTTATACCGGAAAGACTGCCTTAAAGTTGAAAATTGCCCTGTAAAGCCCGCTTAATTCAGCACCTTGCCGGCAGCAATGTTTATTTGGTAGGCAAGAAGAAGTATAAAACGAAAAGCAGATTTCCCGTAGGTACCATCAAATCAAAGCGCATACATGAAACAGCAGGTAATCATTGGCATGGACATCGGCACGACCAGTACTAAAGCAGTGGCTTTTGACGAAAGCGGGCAGGTTCTGTTTCAGGAGGCGGTAGAATACTCCATTCTGAGTCCTGAAGCGGGCTATGCCGAGCAGGACCCGGGCGTAGTTTTCCAGGCCGTGCTTACCACCTTAAAAGCCGTTGCAAAGCAGCTCCAGGCGCAAGATGATCATACCCTGGCAGGCGTGTGTTTCAGCAGCGCTATGCACAGCTTGATTGCCATGGATGCCGCGGGGCAGCCGCTTACCAACTGTATCATCTGGGCCGATACGCGCAGCAAAGCCTATGCCGACAGTCTGAAAGGCAGCGCCGCCGGGCACGCCATTTACCTGGAAACAGGTACCCCGCTGCACCCCATGTCGCCGCTGCCCAAGCTATGCTGGTTGCGCGAGCAGCAGCCGGAGGTGTTCCGAAAGGCCCACAAGTTTATCGGCATTAAAGAGTATGTGCTGTTCCGGTTGTTTGGTAAGTATAAGATTGATTATTCCATTGCTTCAGCCACCGGGCTTTTCAACAGCCGGACGCTGGACTGGCATCAGGCAGCGCTCGATGTGGCCGGCATCACCCCAGACCGTCTTTCGGAGCTGGTGCCGCCCACCTATACTTTCCGAGAGCTGCGGCCGGGCTTTGCGGCGCTGCTGGAGGTGCCGGCCACGCTGCCGTTTGTGATCGGGGCCAGCGACGGCTGCCTGGCTAACCTGGGCGCCAATGCCGTGCACCCCGGCGATGCGGTGGTGACTATCGGCACGAGCGGCGCCGTGCGCGTGATGTCCGGAAAAGCTGCTGCCGACCCGCTGGAGCGCATTTTTAGTTACATGCTGGCGCCGGAGCATTTTGTATTGGGCGGCGCCATGAACAATGGCGGCGTGGTGCTGCGCTGGTTTCGGGATAACTTTTATACGTTGGAAGCAGCCTCTGAAACAGGCGATTTTTACGATCTGCTGTGCCGGAAAGCGGCCGGTATACCTGCCGGCGCCGATGGCCTGTTGTTTCTGCCTTACCTGCTGGGCGAGCGGGCGCCTATCTGGGATGCCAATGCGCGGGCCTGCTTTATCGGGGTGCATTATACCCATACGCGCGAACATTTTCTGCGGGCCCTGCTGGAAGGCGTGATCTTCGGGGTATACAGCATGGGCCAGGCGCTGGAACAAACCACCGGGCCCATCACCGCGATTTATGCCAATGGTGGCTTTGCGCGCTGCCAGACCTGGGTGCAGATGCTAGCCGATGTGTTTAACCGCAAA from Pontibacter liquoris includes the following:
- a CDS encoding YceI family protein yields the protein MATTKWIIDPTHSEIQFKVKHLMITTVTGYFSKFNLEVETEDEDFTKATHIVFTADVNSISTNNEQRDTHLRSADFFDAETHGELRFVGQNFDKRNDNEAKLNGELTIRGVTKPVTVNVEYGGIVVDPYGQTKAGFTVDGKISRKEFGLVWDAVTEAGSVVVSDEIRLHCEIQLVKQA
- a CDS encoding AI-2E family transporter, which gives rise to MAYPIQPDTTTKTDTPEPYYRKVIKAVGITLLMLLLVVFILYTFNSVLLLVFASLLIAIFFRGTAHALHKRTSLPEGWSLGLVVVAFLALIGVAWWLLAPQVSEQVNNLSEQLPKAVADLKQQLSQYKWAQRLLDELPTASSLLQGKNNWLQKSIGVLSSTFSVLANIYIILFIAIFVTIDPNTYRQGIILLFPKNRRKRITEVLDKIGATLYKWILGKLFSMAVVGILTTVGLWLLGIPMAIALGVIAGLLSFIPNFGPILGLIPAVLIALLQGPDQALYVVLLYIGIQAVESNLLTPLVQKKMVEIPPALIITGQLLLGVFSGPLGLILATPLIAMLMVIIKMLYIQDVLGDESVQVS
- a CDS encoding M28 family peptidase encodes the protein MKSTKYLLVLCFILAAQHALPQAIKVERNVAKALKKVSPETLKNHIAYLADDRLLGRKPGTPGYDTAVAYIINQYKKAGVKPSGENNSYLQAVKLRNATTGTNAILQLQGSAGPAAMLTYGHDYIIFPNPQLPLVQVQAPLVFAGYGISAPQLGYDDYAGRDVAGKIVVVLRGAPEKFEKTVAAYSMDMHTILENAAAHGAVGVVVGTTNAQATLPNQAHGSYSVLTPEGKVAVSRNYVSDQIKLLAQVTNEALLRLFSNASLDYEKTIASLKNGTPASAPLQITVSANYTSAYHDIDSYNVVGLIEGSDPQLKNEYVVHSAHLDHVGIGTPVDGDSIYNGAHDNASGVASLLEIANVYNRLKEKPRRSVLLVMVTGEEMGLLGSAYFARHPTVPAASIVADINTDMPTIIAPLLSVVALGAEHSSLAQQVQQASAYMGLTVEADPEPDQNRFVRSDQYSFVTQGIPALHIKYGNKTADGKNNLDVQVKEWRAKYYHKPQDDINGIFDFEAGKKYAQLNFLIGYLVAQSAQRPAWNTGDFFGQGSH
- a CDS encoding gluconokinase, with amino-acid sequence MKQQVIIGMDIGTTSTKAVAFDESGQVLFQEAVEYSILSPEAGYAEQDPGVVFQAVLTTLKAVAKQLQAQDDHTLAGVCFSSAMHSLIAMDAAGQPLTNCIIWADTRSKAYADSLKGSAAGHAIYLETGTPLHPMSPLPKLCWLREQQPEVFRKAHKFIGIKEYVLFRLFGKYKIDYSIASATGLFNSRTLDWHQAALDVAGITPDRLSELVPPTYTFRELRPGFAALLEVPATLPFVIGASDGCLANLGANAVHPGDAVVTIGTSGAVRVMSGKAAADPLERIFSYMLAPEHFVLGGAMNNGGVVLRWFRDNFYTLEAASETGDFYDLLCRKAAGIPAGADGLLFLPYLLGERAPIWDANARACFIGVHYTHTREHFLRALLEGVIFGVYSMGQALEQTTGPITAIYANGGFARCQTWVQMLADVFNRKVSVSDTAEGSALGAAIMGMYALGIAANLETAAARMTSVSKTYLPDPATHELYRQSYALFENLYPKLKDTFTQLGS
- a CDS encoding META domain-containing protein; its protein translation is MPSSRFILASFLSLLLLAGGCTVKPVNADAEAETIRDAYWMLLSVEGMSPQAPNNTHTAYIRFEENENDVHGFAGCNKFTGKYKADEDTHKLQLSALSSTKMMCPDMDLENKLLQELQRVDTYSLAGDILTLYAGGKAVAMFRTGNEHEVTDVVEGGLH
- a CDS encoding helix-turn-helix domain-containing protein, encoding MPENHLPIFRIQDFDALPGSENYFYLNRFANHLQAHQFIQKPHKHNFFIILLLTSGSGTHTIDFRTYPVAPRKVYLLSPGQVHSWQLSGDADGYILFFTPEFYLLAHSEKKLYGFPFFNALLHKPLVTLSAPEEARLLAIVRCIEDEYTQQQLKKDDIIRDYLDILLLLLTRIYYEGASSEQVAPMVYGQLQDLHYLIDSHYKTHQPVTFYAEKLHLTARQLANTCKRVLGKSLTDLIQERLVLEAKRLLVHSDLTVTQLAAELGFFDNSYFARFFKKHTGQTPEQFRSQNQ
- a CDS encoding DUF983 domain-containing protein, giving the protein MSWKETKLYSIVNMKCPRCHEGDLFPKGTLFKVQKFADMYETCPCCGLHYEPEPGYYYGAMFVSYGLTTAVVIGLWLLLDMLMDEVTMTAFIISLIVVLLLLTPLLFRLSRAIWINFFVSYKGVPKS